From Clostridia bacterium, one genomic window encodes:
- a CDS encoding Maf family protein, whose translation MKLILASASPRRQEILKTITKDFEVIPADVDEHLDIPKGKDYEQRLCMSLAQKKAQAVFDKYGNCVLGADTLVFLDNQSLGKPKSKTQAFEILKSLSGKTHKVITGVALISKVFFLTDFEQTDVTFPNLSDQEIVDYIEKYQPFDKAGAYGIQEIKDIWDIKFQGSYTNVMGLPKDLVKQMLKTAEGYSV comes from the coding sequence ATGAAGCTGATTTTGGCTAGCGCATCACCTAGACGACAAGAAATATTAAAGACCATAACAAAAGATTTTGAAGTAATCCCTGCAGATGTTGATGAGCACCTGGATATACCAAAGGGAAAAGATTATGAACAAAGGCTGTGTATGTCGCTGGCTCAAAAAAAGGCACAGGCAGTCTTTGATAAATACGGCAATTGCGTACTTGGTGCAGACACCCTTGTTTTTTTGGATAATCAAAGTTTAGGCAAGCCAAAATCAAAGACGCAGGCATTTGAAATTTTGAAAAGTTTGAGTGGTAAAACTCACAAAGTGATTACTGGAGTTGCCTTGATATCAAAAGTTTTTTTTCTTACCGATTTTGAACAGACTGATGTGACATTTCCTAATCTTAGTGATCAAGAAATTGTAGATTATATAGAAAAATATCAGCCTTTTGATAAAGCGGGGGCTTACGGCATTCAAGAAATAAAAGATATTTGGGATATAAAATTTCAGGGCAGTTACACCAATGTAATGGGCTTACCTAAAGACTTAGTCAAACAAATGCTGAAAACGGCGGAGGGATATAGTGTCTAA
- a CDS encoding GntR family transcriptional regulator: MANGVPIYIEIYEDFHKKILEGVYKEGDMLPPETDICKQYLVSRITVQKALQKLTEKGLITRIPGKGTFVSGMSTKASNKKASRVGLILCDFGVSYGVNLVRSIEKHLSQNGKALIIKNTYFDKDRESEAIMDMLQQDVDGIILQPAHNEVFNPVIMRLSISKFPMVLIDRDLKGLDLPFVGTDNIASSMNVMNYLFEQGHRHICFMSPSPENTSTIEERLEGFKRAFISHNFINHSSNIFTDIITPTVKPTPSIIREDINRIKEHIKNNPQHTCIFAEEYSVCSLVKQALKELGMSVPDDMSLVTFDNINDPLFFTKTAYVRQNESEIGIRAVELLLNTIKSRGSTAKIMLSGDFIINSSIKKII, from the coding sequence ATGGCTAATGGGGTTCCTATTTATATTGAAATTTATGAAGATTTTCACAAAAAAATATTAGAAGGGGTTTATAAAGAAGGGGATATGCTTCCTCCCGAAACGGATATTTGCAAGCAATATCTTGTAAGTCGCATTACCGTTCAAAAAGCATTGCAAAAACTTACTGAAAAAGGGCTGATTACTAGAATTCCTGGAAAAGGAACTTTTGTAAGCGGGATGTCCACAAAAGCTTCTAACAAAAAAGCATCAAGAGTCGGATTAATTTTGTGCGATTTTGGCGTTTCGTACGGAGTTAATCTTGTAAGATCTATAGAAAAGCATTTGAGTCAAAATGGAAAAGCTCTCATCATAAAAAATACTTATTTTGATAAAGACCGCGAGTCCGAGGCAATAATGGATATGTTGCAGCAGGATGTTGACGGAATAATCTTGCAGCCTGCACATAATGAAGTATTTAACCCTGTGATAATGCGTTTATCAATCAGCAAATTTCCTATGGTGCTGATAGACAGAGATCTAAAGGGCTTGGATTTGCCTTTTGTTGGTACGGATAATATTGCTAGTTCTATGAATGTTATGAACTATCTCTTTGAACAAGGACATAGGCATATTTGTTTTATGTCGCCTTCACCAGAAAACACTTCTACAATAGAAGAACGTTTAGAAGGTTTTAAAAGAGCATTTATTAGCCATAATTTTATAAATCATAGTTCTAATATTTTTACTGATATTATTACGCCTACTGTAAAACCTACACCTTCAATTATTAGAGAAGACATAAACAGAATAAAAGAACATATAAAAAACAATCCTCAACATACCTGTATTTTTGCGGAAGAGTATTCTGTATGTTCATTAGTAAAACAAGCATTAAAGGAGCTCGGAATGTCTGTTCCTGATGATATGTCATTAGTTACATTTGACAATATCAATGATCCTTTGTTTTTTACTAAAACAGCGTATGTCCGTCAAAATGAGAGTGAAATTGGTATAAGAGCGGTAGAATTATTGCTAAATACCATAAAAAGTAGAGGAAGCACAGCAAAAATTATGCTTAGTGGGGATTTTATAATAAACAGTTCTATTAAGAAAATAATTTAA
- a CDS encoding glycoside hydrolase family 76 protein, with protein sequence MKKIISIIIGVVLIASFELSCANPKNDMFDGFDATAKKYAQISVELNDLVKDNYWINDTLFAFHYYPNYDGDSDKAMSTAYAWPYTEMVASNWRIATLSDAAKNYISDFYKNTLEGFKYYKSRRNDYLCYTASRAAVAELGSGDTYYDDNIWIAREFLNAYEILGDEEYLNKSKQVIEYIWSGWAKDELGGIYWFEQRKESRNTCSNAPAVILFSRMYEHTNDQSYLDRAIQIYDFCFNNLRDPSDNVYWDNISNFGVVDTRKYTYNTGSMIAAGVKLYEITKDEKYLDHAKASALGSYNYFFKQSDRGYKTIKMDNPWFNVLLLDGYVELYRHYNQAIEYIQNYEANLNYAYQNLRSEQGFMPANWVNGFPKDNQGNVIIKDLNILDMAANSENFGLLAYFYNYIKK encoded by the coding sequence ATGAAAAAGATAATTTCAATTATCATAGGAGTGGTTTTGATAGCGTCGTTTGAATTAAGCTGTGCAAATCCAAAAAACGATATGTTTGATGGATTTGATGCCACAGCAAAAAAATACGCCCAAATTAGCGTTGAACTAAATGATTTGGTAAAAGACAATTATTGGATAAATGATACTTTATTTGCTTTTCATTATTATCCCAATTATGATGGCGATAGTGACAAAGCAATGAGTACCGCTTATGCTTGGCCTTATACTGAAATGGTGGCAAGCAACTGGCGTATCGCTACTCTTTCTGATGCTGCAAAAAACTATATTTCTGATTTTTATAAAAATACTCTTGAAGGATTCAAATACTATAAGTCAAGACGAAATGATTATTTGTGTTATACCGCTTCGCGTGCTGCTGTTGCTGAATTAGGAAGCGGTGATACTTATTATGACGATAATATTTGGATTGCAAGAGAATTTCTTAACGCTTATGAAATCCTTGGCGATGAAGAATATTTGAATAAAAGCAAACAGGTGATTGAATACATATGGAGCGGTTGGGCAAAAGACGAACTAGGTGGTATTTATTGGTTTGAACAGCGCAAAGAATCCCGTAATACCTGTTCCAATGCACCTGCAGTAATTTTATTCTCAAGGATGTATGAGCATACCAATGATCAGAGTTATCTTGATAGGGCAATACAGATTTATGACTTTTGCTTTAACAACTTGAGAGACCCTTCAGATAATGTTTATTGGGATAATATCAGCAACTTTGGAGTTGTTGACACAAGAAAATATACATATAACACTGGTAGTATGATTGCTGCTGGAGTTAAATTATATGAGATAACAAAAGACGAAAAATATCTTGACCATGCCAAAGCATCCGCTTTGGGTTCATATAATTATTTCTTTAAACAAAGCGATCGGGGTTATAAGACAATCAAAATGGATAACCCTTGGTTTAATGTTTTGCTTCTTGATGGATATGTTGAACTTTATCGCCATTATAATCAGGCTATAGAGTATATTCAAAATTACGAAGCTAATCTGAACTATGCATACCAAAACTTAAGAAGCGAACAGGGCTTTATGCCAGCCAATTGGGTTAATGGATTCCCCAAGGATAATCAAGGCAATGTAATTATTAAGGATCTTAATATACTTGATATGGCTGCTAACTCTGAAAATTTTGGATTGCTTGCTTATTTTTATAATTATATAAAAAAATAA